One stretch of Euphorbia lathyris chromosome 7, ddEupLath1.1, whole genome shotgun sequence DNA includes these proteins:
- the LOC136201183 gene encoding large ribosomal subunit protein uL29 — protein sequence MARIKVHELRQKTKAELLNQLKDLKAELALLRVAKVTGGAPNKLSKIKVVRLSIAQVLTIISQKQKLALREAYKNKKFLPLDLRPKKTRAIRRRLTKHQLSLKTEREKKREMYFPMRKYAIKV from the exons ATGG CCAGAATCAAGGTACACGAGCTGAGACAGAAAACAAAGGCAGAGCTGTTGAATCAGTTGAAGGATCTCAAGGCTGAACTTGCTCTTCTTCGCGTCGCTAAGGTCACCGGTGGTGCCCCTAACAAACTCTCCAAGAT CAAGGTGGTGAGGTTGTCCATTGCGCAGGTCTTGACTATTATCTCACAAAAGCAGAAGCTTGCATTGAGGGAAGCATACAAGAACAAGAAGTTCTTGCCACTTGATCTTCGTCCAAAGAAGACCAGAGCCATCCGCAGGAGGCTCACAAAGCACCAG CTATCATTGAAGACTGAACGTGAGAAGAAGCGAGAAATGTACTTCCCCATGAGAAAGTATGCAATTAAGGTGTAG